The following are encoded together in the Salvia hispanica cultivar TCC Black 2014 chromosome 6, UniMelb_Shisp_WGS_1.0, whole genome shotgun sequence genome:
- the LOC125194623 gene encoding PR domain zinc finger protein 5-like yields MFSLCLITVLFCALMACLNDHPNFKHYCKVCKKGFMCGRALGGHMRAHGIGDESGNLDDDDTASDWEDKFGTNTSKRMYQLRTNPNRLKSCKTCENCGKEFLSWKSFLEHGNGKCTSDDASESLPSSEDGDEDGGSRRGGGAWSKRKRSLRSHTTTSEEDDILLATCLMQLANTVVDLEPEESCASASKEEERRNSRAAALAKGVSSPRGVFECKACKKVFNSHQALGGHRASHKKVKGCFAAKQDEPDEVANNDQDFFPSSKPSFQMEQQQQPLVGAARRKSKVHECSICHRVFNSGQALGGHKRCHWIISNTSAETSSLPKFQFQDQAGVGIRADKLDLNVPAWAQVRREQLSFDVSTDMRLQPWIGSQKEVSYVDDEADSKLKLAKLCDLNDKNVASSQWLQVGIGSTATQLPPPTPSAPDAYEKQRCKLCFRKFANGRALGGHMRSHMMKFYAEDSLLPSESSISDTTPEEHVARCLMMMSRDTWHRRYDKEDEQEKVIAKNKYRCDECKKLFRSYQALGGHRASHKKIKVVGVKNHQCPFCHRIFSSGQALGGHKRSHFLQNPSTISQVLSIDLNLPAPVDEDEGTQIAISILR; encoded by the exons ATGTTTTCCCTGTGTTTGATCACTGTCTTATTTTGTGCGTTAATGGCCTGCCTCAACGACCACCCAAATTTCAAGCACTACTGCAAGGTCTGCAAGAAGGGCTTCATGTGTGGCCGCGCTCTCGGCGGCCACATGCGCGCCCACGGCATCGGCGACGAGAGCGGCAACCTCGATGACGACGACACCGCCAGCGACTGGGAGGACAAATTTGGTACCAACACTAGCAAGCGAATGTACCAATTGCGGACCAACCCTAATCGCCTCAAGAGCTGCAAGACGTGCGAGAATTGCGGGAAAGAATTCCTGTCATGGAAATCCTTCCTTGAGCACGGCAACGGCAAATGCACCTCTGACGATGCCTCTGAGTCGCTCCCGTCGTCCGAGGACGGAGACGAGGACGGTGGGAGCAGGCGCGGCGGGGGAGCGTGGTCGAAGCGGAAGAGATCGCTGAGGTCCCACACGACCACGAGCGAGGAGGACGATATCCTCCTCGCCACCTGTCTCATGCAGCTGGCAAACACAGTGGTGGATCTTGAGCCAGAGGAGTCATGCGCCTCTGCCAGCAAGGAGGAGGAGAGGCGGAACAGCCGGGCCGCGGCACTGGCCAAAGGGGTATCGAGCCCCAGGGGTGTGTTCGAATGCAAGGCATGCAAAAAAGTATTCAATTCCCACCAAGCATTGGGAGGGCACAGAGCCAGCCACAAAAAGGTGAAAGGATGTTTCGCTGCGAAACAAGACGAACCAGACGAGGTGGCAAACAACGATCAGGATTTCTTCCCATCTTCAAAACCATCGTTCCAAATGGAGCAGCAGCAACAGCCTCTTGTGGGGGCGGCAAGGAGGAAGTCCAAGGTACACGAGTGCTCCATCTGCCACCGCGTGTTCAACTCTGGACAGGCACTAGGAGGACACAAGCGATGCCACTGGATTATCTCAAACACGTCAGCAGAAACATCATCATTACCAAAGTTCCAGTTCCAAGATCAGGCCGGCGTTGGCATCCGTGCTGATAAGCTAGACCTAAACGTGCCAGCGTGGGCCCAAGTGAGGCGGGAGCAGCTCAGCTTTGACGTGTCGACAGACATGCGCCTCCAGCCATGGATCGGGAGTCAGAAGGAAGTTAGTTACGTTGACGATGAAGCTGATAGCAAGTTAAAGTTGGCCAAATTGTGCGATTTGAACGATAAAAATGTGGCTTCGTCTCAATGGTTGCAGGTAGGGATTGGCTCTACTGCAACTCAACTTCCTCCTCCTACTCCTTCTGCTCCAGATGCTTA CGAG AAACAGAGATGCAAGCTGTGTTTCAGAAAATTCGCGAACGGGAGAGCTCTAGGCGGCCACATGAGATCTCACATGATGAAGTTTTACGCAGAGGATTCGCTGCTACCGTCGGAGTCATCGATCTCGGACACGACGCCGGAGGAACACGTGGCGCGCTGCCTGATGATGATGTCGAGGGACACGTGGCACAGGAGATATGATAAGGAAGACGAACAAGAGAAAGTAATTGCCAAGAATAAATATCGGTGCGATGAATGCAAGAAGCTGTTCCGGTCGTATCAGGCGCTGGGCGGCCACAGAGCCAGCCACAAAAAGATCAAAGTTGTTGGCGTTAAGAATCACCAGTGCCCCTTCTGCCACAGGATTTTCTCGTCGGGGCAAGCGCTCGGCGGCCACAAGAGATCGCATTTCCTCCAGAATCCGTCTACAATTTCTCAGGTTTTGAGCATAGATCTGAATCTGCCGGCGCCCGTTGACGAGGATGAAGGGACACAAATCGCGATTTCAATTTTGAGGTAG